A single genomic interval of Amycolatopsis albispora harbors:
- a CDS encoding cytochrome P450 — MSSCKMAVGHSQSTSARTKEHAACPKDLSVYNLMLRPAAARELLTTLAERGPVHWDPYVSAWLVCGAEEVSLVLANERFSSKRLNAGPDSRPPTGADESTMDAVVARMMLLRDGSEHLRLKRVARAVLSPQRIQALEPSMRELAAELLPLDRPGDLDFVAEVAKEFPLRVLGKLLGIDESDLDMVLAGSDAITAIVSGLDHTVDPEIHRRARTLYEYALRLVRERREKSGEDGISALVRAADEEGLDDVDTASNLVMLIASGHQTMPGFLSISMHNALTSQGTSAFEVDRALAQVTPSRFVGRVATADIEVGGCRIRAGDKVLVLLAAANWRSNSSGKGARHLAFGYGRHRCAGAAMAELEGSVMFERMAEAVHAGARLVGTGLEWNGDANLPSLTKLPIRIARSTAPLSDR, encoded by the coding sequence GTGTCCTCGTGCAAAATGGCCGTCGGTCACTCGCAGTCGACCTCGGCCCGCACCAAAGAGCATGCGGCCTGCCCGAAGGACCTCAGCGTCTACAACCTCATGCTACGCCCCGCGGCGGCGCGAGAACTCTTGACGACGCTGGCTGAGCGCGGCCCGGTGCACTGGGACCCTTATGTGTCAGCTTGGCTGGTCTGTGGCGCGGAGGAAGTGTCCTTGGTACTGGCGAACGAACGGTTCTCGTCAAAACGGCTCAACGCTGGCCCCGACAGCAGGCCGCCCACCGGCGCGGACGAATCCACTATGGACGCGGTGGTGGCGCGCATGATGCTGTTGAGGGACGGGTCCGAGCACCTGCGGTTGAAAAGGGTCGCCCGAGCCGTGCTCTCTCCACAACGGATTCAGGCCCTCGAGCCGTCGATGCGTGAGCTGGCCGCGGAACTGCTGCCACTGGACAGGCCAGGTGATCTCGACTTCGTGGCGGAGGTGGCGAAGGAATTTCCGTTGCGGGTGCTGGGCAAGCTGCTCGGCATCGACGAGTCCGACCTGGACATGGTGCTCGCCGGATCCGACGCGATCACGGCGATCGTCAGCGGGCTGGACCACACGGTCGATCCCGAGATCCACCGTCGCGCCCGCACTCTGTACGAATACGCACTCCGGCTCGTCCGCGAACGGCGGGAGAAGTCCGGTGAGGACGGGATCAGCGCGCTTGTGCGCGCGGCCGACGAAGAGGGGCTCGACGACGTCGACACCGCCTCCAACCTGGTCATGCTGATCGCGTCCGGGCACCAGACCATGCCCGGCTTCCTCTCCATCTCGATGCACAACGCTCTGACCTCACAAGGAACATCCGCCTTCGAGGTGGATCGGGCGCTTGCCCAGGTCACCCCTTCCCGTTTTGTCGGCCGGGTCGCGACGGCGGACATCGAGGTGGGTGGCTGCCGGATCCGTGCTGGTGACAAGGTTCTCGTCCTGCTGGCCGCGGCGAACTGGCGGTCGAACTCGTCCGGCAAGGGAGCGCGCCACCTGGCCTTCGGCTACGGGCGCCATCGGTGCGCCGGAGCCGCGATGGCCGAGCTCGAAGGTTCAGTGATGTTCGAGCGGATGGCCGAGGCCGTACACGCGGGCGCCCGCCTGGTCGGCACCGGTCTCGAGTGGAACGGTGATGCGAACCTGCCGTCGCTGACCAAGCTGCCGATCCGTATCGCCAGGTCAACCGCACCGTTGTCCGATCGGTGA